The Fervidibacillus albus genome contains a region encoding:
- a CDS encoding ATP-binding cassette domain-containing protein, whose translation MYLDWKQINPFVSRIQAILFTTHKRNENIIPIAILGKSGSGKSTFVDLILGLNKLSRRKILIGNVDIEKILNEKCSFHFTKYLNRGYRVLFCLWK comes from the coding sequence ATTTATTTAGATTGGAAACAAATTAATCCATTCGTTTCTCGGATTCAGGCAATTTTATTCACTACTCATAAAAGAAATGAAAATATCATTCCAATTGCAATTTTAGGCAAAAGTGGGTCTGGGAAAAGCACCTTTGTTGATTTAATACTTGGATTAAATAAACTAAGTAGAAGAAAAATCCTTATTGGAAATGTAGACATTGAAAAGATTCTTAATGAGAAATGTAGCTTCCATTTCACAAAATATTTAAATAGGGGATACAGAGTCCTGTTCTGTTTGTGGAAGTAG
- a CDS encoding TetR/AcrR family transcriptional regulator, with the protein MKRLNNNSANKMVRECIFTSLMILMKKKEYQDITITDITNKAGVSRMAYYRNYSSKENIITDYLDELFEKYLEEISNYKHIDAYVFAYKFFEYFRQHRELIENLNKANLSVLILNKFDGYLLSIFEKILYNDGPKSSSKYAIQFLAGGLYKVLIEWVESGLKENDEEMAIIIKERVENITWR; encoded by the coding sequence GTGAAAAGGCTAAATAATAATTCTGCAAATAAAATGGTTAGAGAATGTATATTCACATCACTGATGATTTTAATGAAAAAAAAAGAATATCAGGATATAACTATAACAGATATAACTAATAAAGCCGGTGTTTCCCGTATGGCTTATTATAGAAATTACAGTTCTAAAGAAAATATAATCACTGATTATCTGGACGAACTTTTTGAAAAGTATTTAGAAGAGATTTCAAATTATAAACATATCGATGCCTATGTGTTTGCCTATAAGTTTTTTGAATATTTTAGGCAGCATAGAGAACTAATTGAAAATCTTAATAAGGCAAACTTATCTGTATTAATACTCAACAAATTTGATGGATATTTGCTTTCAATATTTGAGAAAATTCTTTATAATGACGGTCCAAAGTCATCAAGTAAATATGCTATTCAGTTTTTAGCAGGAGGTCTTTATAAAGTTTTAATTGAATGGGTAGAAAGTGGTTTAAAAGAAAACGATGAAGAAATGGCTATTATTATAAAAGAGAGGGTCGAAAATATTACATGGAGATAA
- a CDS encoding alpha/beta hydrolase fold domain-containing protein, translating to MNIYVHDKRRSFKSVLFEQFLKLLNTKKVFKSVENMKKALEQKAEENSKPYTIGKVKLKSSIVENTFEDMQVFTLNDQSSSKQRVIFYLHGGAHMNQPLSFHWKFMDKIAQVLNAKIIAPIYPKLPHYNYQHAYPKLIHLYKTILASVDDPQQIIIMGDSAGGNLSLGLAQYLKQQDIPQPKEIILLSGNVDMVLDHPDIPKYERVDPMLALAGFDVVRRMWAADKTLNDPIISPMYGDFHGIARITQFIGTHEAIYPDAIRFAEKLHDQGIEQQTFVYPKMNHVFVLFPIPEASDAFQKIIHIITDGNKQFNESKPITLSVNDESTHVQDH from the coding sequence ATGAATATATATGTACATGATAAACGAAGATCCTTCAAAAGTGTATTGTTCGAGCAATTTCTTAAACTATTAAATACGAAAAAGGTTTTTAAGAGCGTAGAAAATATGAAGAAAGCCTTAGAACAAAAGGCTGAAGAAAATAGCAAGCCGTATACGATCGGGAAAGTAAAGTTGAAAAGTTCGATAGTGGAAAATACCTTTGAAGATATGCAAGTATTTACGCTAAACGATCAATCTTCTTCAAAGCAGCGTGTCATTTTCTATCTTCATGGTGGTGCACATATGAACCAGCCTCTAAGTTTCCACTGGAAGTTCATGGATAAGATCGCCCAAGTATTAAATGCGAAAATCATCGCTCCCATATATCCAAAGTTACCACATTATAACTATCAACATGCGTATCCGAAGCTCATACATTTATACAAAACAATCCTCGCTTCTGTCGACGATCCACAGCAAATCATCATTATGGGGGATTCGGCAGGGGGGAATTTATCCCTTGGTTTAGCACAGTATTTAAAACAACAGGATATTCCTCAACCAAAGGAAATCATTTTACTATCTGGTAATGTCGATATGGTACTCGATCATCCAGATATACCAAAGTATGAACGGGTAGACCCGATGCTCGCATTGGCCGGCTTTGATGTCGTTCGGCGTATGTGGGCAGCGGATAAAACGCTAAATGATCCCATTATTAGTCCGATGTACGGTGATTTTCATGGAATTGCTAGAATCACACAATTTATTGGTACTCACGAAGCCATATATCCAGATGCAATTCGCTTTGCCGAGAAGTTGCACGATCAAGGGATTGAACAGCAAACCTTTGTATATCCAAAAATGAATCATGTCTTTGTTCTCTTTCCGATTCCAGAAGCTAGTGATGCATTTCAAAAAATCATCCATATTATTACGGATGGTAACAAGCAATTCAACGAGTCGAAACCGATAACCTTAAGCGTTAATGATGAGTCTACCCATGTCCAAGATCATTAA
- the fic gene encoding protein adenylyltransferase Fic produces the protein MVLENKLGITNATELARVEEKISKKKALEMFETGFLDTLEAGTFESLSKIHYYLFGDIYEFAGKVRNVNVAKGNFRFAPVIYLENALQNIEKMPQATFDEIIEKYVEMNIAHPFREGNGRSMRIWLDNMLKKELKKVIDWSKVAKEDYFLAIERSPIKDVEIKVLLKAALTDQINDWEVYMKGIDVSYYYEGYDFYKIKDLQEEL, from the coding sequence GTGGTGCTCGAAAATAAATTAGGTATTACTAATGCTACAGAACTAGCACGTGTGGAAGAAAAAATCAGTAAGAAAAAAGCATTGGAAATGTTTGAAACGGGTTTCTTAGATACTTTGGAAGCTGGAACATTTGAGTCATTATCAAAAATTCACTACTATCTGTTCGGAGATATATATGAATTCGCTGGGAAAGTACGTAATGTAAATGTTGCAAAGGGTAATTTTCGTTTCGCCCCTGTCATATATCTTGAAAATGCTCTCCAAAATATAGAAAAAATGCCACAAGCCACTTTTGATGAAATTATTGAAAAATATGTTGAGATGAATATTGCGCACCCTTTCAGAGAGGGAAATGGAAGAAGCATGAGAATATGGCTAGACAATATGTTGAAAAAGGAATTAAAAAAGGTGATTGATTGGAGTAAAGTGGCCAAAGAAGATTATTTTTTAGCAATAGAAAGAAGTCCTATTAAAGATGTTGAAATCAAAGTTCTTTTAAAAGCAGCCTTGACGGATCAAATTAATGATTGGGAGGTTTATATGAAAGGCATCGATGTAAGTTATTATTATGAGGGGTACGACTTTTATAAGATAAAAGATTTACAAGAAGAGTTGTAA
- a CDS encoding amino acid ABC transporter permease, with product MSNIQWEYIFDPYLAIQSFPYVMQGIGYTLLISVSSMTIGLLISIFLALGRISNHMILQFPSRLYISFMRGVPVLVLLFLLYFGFPLLGIEFSAVTAAIIGFSLNSAAYMAEINRSAIMAVDIEQWEASSNLGMSYWQTLFYIILPQATKIALPPLVNVLLDLIKSSSLTAMITVPELFQRAKIVGGRELDYMTMYILVALIYWGICSIVEFFQNKLEKKVS from the coding sequence ATGAGCAATATCCAGTGGGAATATATTTTTGATCCGTATTTAGCCATTCAATCTTTTCCGTACGTTATGCAAGGAATTGGGTACACATTGCTAATTTCCGTATCAAGTATGACAATTGGCCTTTTGATAAGTATTTTTTTAGCATTGGGTAGAATATCGAATCATATGATTTTGCAGTTTCCTTCTCGTTTATACATTTCCTTTATGAGAGGGGTCCCCGTTTTAGTTCTACTTTTTCTTTTGTATTTCGGGTTCCCTCTACTTGGAATTGAATTTTCTGCAGTAACAGCAGCAATTATCGGTTTTAGCCTCAATAGTGCCGCATACATGGCAGAGATAAATCGATCCGCAATAATGGCTGTTGATATTGAACAATGGGAAGCTTCTTCAAATCTAGGTATGTCGTATTGGCAAACATTATTTTATATTATTTTGCCCCAAGCTACGAAAATAGCTTTACCACCATTGGTTAACGTGCTTTTAGATTTGATCAAAAGCTCATCTTTAACAGCTATGATTACCGTTCCTGAACTTTTTCAACGAGCAAAAATTGTAGGCGGTAGGGAATTAGACTACATGACGATGTATATATTAGTGGCTCTGATATATTGGGGAATATGTTCCATCGTTGAATTTTTCCAAAACAAACTTGAGAAAAAAGTATCATAA
- a CDS encoding transporter substrate-binding domain-containing protein, protein MKKIKIGLTAIILSILFILGACSNDENEVGNKEGLNDKTETTAWDRIKEKGKIMVGTSGTLYPTSYHDSKSNELTGFDVEVVREMAKRLGLEVEFVEMAFDGMLASINNGTIDIAANDISITKERKAKFGFSIPYKFSFATAIVRKDDLSGIKTVEDIKGKKAAGEATTVYMDIAREYGAEEVIYDNATNEAYLRDVAIGRTDLIINDYYLQLQALEFFPDLNITIHPDLKFDTPDEGIGIIMKKDEKELQENINKTIQEMLDDGTITKLSKKYFSGNDVTVKPDIQY, encoded by the coding sequence ATGAAAAAAATTAAAATTGGATTGACTGCCATTATTTTGTCTATATTATTTATTTTAGGTGCCTGCAGTAACGACGAGAATGAAGTTGGAAATAAGGAAGGATTAAACGATAAAACTGAAACAACAGCATGGGATCGTATAAAGGAAAAAGGGAAAATAATGGTAGGAACTTCTGGCACGCTTTATCCAACATCTTACCACGATTCAAAATCCAACGAATTAACGGGTTTTGATGTAGAAGTGGTACGGGAAATGGCCAAACGTTTAGGCTTAGAAGTTGAATTTGTGGAAATGGCTTTTGATGGGATGTTAGCGTCCATTAATAATGGTACAATCGACATCGCAGCCAATGATATTTCGATAACAAAAGAAAGAAAAGCAAAGTTCGGATTCTCAATTCCATATAAATTTTCATTTGCAACTGCGATTGTAAGAAAAGATGACTTATCTGGCATTAAAACGGTGGAAGATATTAAAGGGAAAAAAGCGGCTGGTGAAGCAACAACCGTCTATATGGATATTGCTCGTGAATATGGTGCAGAAGAAGTAATTTATGACAATGCAACAAATGAAGCTTATTTACGAGATGTTGCAATTGGTAGAACCGACCTGATCATTAATGATTATTACTTACAATTACAAGCACTTGAATTTTTTCCAGATTTAAATATTACGATTCACCCAGATTTAAAGTTTGATACACCTGATGAAGGCATAGGAATCATCATGAAAAAAGATGAAAAAGAACTGCAAGAAAATATTAATAAAACCATTCAAGAAATGCTAGACGATGGTACCATCACGAAACTATCCAAAAAATATTTTTCTGGAAACGATGTTACTGTAAAACCGGATATACAATATTAA
- the istA gene encoding IS21 family transposase, translated as MLQVTDIQYIRQEVNRKGCSYSDVARRTNVDYRTVKKYADMEEFQPNKKIKKSQPAPVMDPVKDIVDQWLREDLKKKKKYRRTAKRIWQLLVENENFKGSDRTVRAYVAKRKKELLEESNEAALPLEAKPGDAQVDFGEAPFKYMGKVVDLPFLVMSFPSSNAAYVQVFESQNQECFLEGLKRFFHHIGGVPCRIRFDNLTPAVKKILPHGKRILTEGFQQFALHYGFAYEFCNPASGNEKGHVESKVKYIRNNMFLPERTIYNLEDFNRQLWEECKRDHQRQHYEKKIEIAKLHEEERAAFLCLPAKEYTCTRYETVKADKYGFIQIDAKKYSTSPRFASQTVLVGITYNRVDIIDENGEIIVRHERIYGEKMKSMKWQPYLALMAKRPTALKYSTFYEQLPHNWQNYLETCTLEEKKKALQLLSAILKDYDFHKASEALDLAMASGHPSIETIKHAYIQLISGQGDRFTLQMIHSVPELPNVVRGMSQYDTAMFSERGGEYE; from the coding sequence ATGTTACAAGTGACCGATATACAGTATATCAGACAAGAAGTAAATAGAAAAGGGTGCAGTTATTCTGATGTCGCAAGGCGAACCAATGTAGATTACCGAACAGTAAAAAAATACGCTGACATGGAAGAATTTCAGCCAAATAAAAAGATAAAAAAATCACAACCAGCTCCAGTTATGGATCCTGTAAAAGACATTGTGGATCAATGGTTGAGAGAGGATTTAAAAAAGAAAAAGAAATATCGACGAACTGCCAAGCGTATTTGGCAACTGTTGGTAGAAAACGAAAATTTTAAAGGTTCTGATCGGACTGTACGCGCATATGTGGCAAAACGCAAGAAGGAATTACTTGAGGAAAGCAATGAGGCTGCATTACCACTTGAGGCGAAGCCAGGAGACGCTCAAGTTGATTTTGGGGAAGCTCCGTTTAAATATATGGGAAAAGTGGTGGATCTCCCCTTTTTGGTCATGTCCTTTCCATCTAGTAATGCTGCATATGTGCAAGTGTTTGAATCTCAAAACCAAGAATGTTTTTTGGAAGGATTGAAGCGTTTCTTCCATCATATTGGGGGTGTTCCATGTAGAATCCGTTTTGATAACTTAACACCAGCAGTAAAGAAAATACTTCCACATGGCAAACGGATTTTAACGGAAGGTTTTCAACAATTTGCCCTTCATTACGGATTTGCTTACGAGTTTTGTAACCCTGCCTCCGGAAATGAGAAAGGACATGTCGAATCAAAAGTCAAGTATATTAGGAACAATATGTTCCTTCCGGAACGGACTATATATAATCTTGAGGATTTTAATCGACAGCTATGGGAAGAATGTAAAAGGGATCATCAACGACAACATTATGAAAAAAAGATAGAAATTGCAAAATTACATGAAGAAGAAAGAGCTGCTTTCCTATGTCTTCCTGCAAAAGAATACACATGTACTCGATATGAAACAGTAAAAGCAGATAAATATGGTTTTATACAGATCGACGCCAAGAAATATTCAACATCTCCCCGATTCGCTAGTCAAACCGTATTGGTCGGGATTACATATAATCGGGTCGATATCATCGATGAAAATGGTGAAATCATTGTTCGACATGAAAGAATATATGGGGAAAAAATGAAGTCCATGAAATGGCAGCCGTATTTGGCTTTAATGGCTAAAAGACCGACGGCCTTGAAATATAGTACATTTTATGAGCAGCTTCCGCACAATTGGCAAAATTATTTGGAAACATGCACATTGGAAGAGAAAAAGAAAGCATTACAACTCCTTTCAGCGATTCTCAAAGACTATGATTTTCATAAAGCAAGCGAGGCATTAGATTTGGCAATGGCTTCTGGCCACCCTTCAATAGAAACGATCAAACATGCCTATATTCAATTGATTTCTGGACAAGGCGATCGTTTCACATTACAGATGATCCATTCGGTTCCGGAACTGCCAAATGTTGTAAGAGGCATGAGCCAATATGATACCGCCATGTTCTCAGAAAGGGGTGGCGAATATGAATGA
- the istB gene encoding IS21-like element helper ATPase IstB, whose translation MNDLIQQYAKRLKLSWIREHYHEVNARNHEEYLLKLFEQEIAQREKRKINLLLKSATLPNKYGKTFDWKDIELGQGITQTDLLDGKFIERKENLIFYGGVGVGKTYLSTLIGLNVIRKYGMRVKFYTVASLVNQLLEANEKGLLNKFFKQIEKLDLLILDELGYIPLHKQGAELLFQVISLCYEQKSIIVTTNLQFGQWNHIFGDPILTEAVVDRLIHHSRLILFKGESHRLRESVSNRY comes from the coding sequence ATGAATGATCTCATTCAACAATATGCCAAAAGATTGAAACTGAGTTGGATTCGTGAACATTACCATGAAGTTAACGCCAGAAATCATGAAGAATATTTATTAAAACTCTTCGAACAAGAGATTGCCCAGCGTGAAAAACGGAAAATCAATTTATTACTAAAATCGGCAACATTGCCAAACAAGTATGGCAAAACGTTTGATTGGAAAGATATTGAACTCGGGCAAGGAATCACCCAAACAGATCTTCTCGATGGTAAATTTATCGAGAGAAAAGAAAATCTTATTTTCTACGGAGGAGTAGGTGTTGGTAAGACTTATCTATCTACTTTGATCGGATTAAATGTCATACGCAAGTATGGAATGAGAGTGAAGTTTTATACTGTTGCCTCTTTGGTCAATCAACTTTTAGAGGCCAATGAGAAAGGATTATTAAATAAGTTTTTTAAGCAGATTGAAAAGCTCGATTTACTGATTTTAGATGAATTAGGATATATTCCCTTACACAAGCAAGGAGCAGAATTACTTTTTCAAGTAATCAGCCTGTGTTATGAACAAAAAAGCATCATCGTTACCACCAATCTTCAGTTTGGACAATGGAATCATATTTTTGGTGATCCGATTTTAACGGAAGCAGTAGTAGATCGGCTCATTCACCATTCCCGTTTAATCTTATTTAAAGGTGAGAGTCATCGTTTAAGAGAATCAGTGTCTAATCGATACTAA
- a CDS encoding AAA family ATPase, producing MVEISFVVKPLIGKVSAFIGAKFLEKWKIKRKLKMIKTFKKEYDDTFVDSNTFQKFLNDEHNGLLIFNYVFGANFKSVTKVAFVEQLSKQAIKEINQYRKSVALNKIDNHPLVNQYLYNLITYLEEYRDKSFTSNDMSILANVQNSILEANNTLQEYFEQNLLEIQERAYLEKFTDEYLKEMLDQSISDLGKRYISETNVETDFNLVFDSLVFNKQIIREFDEILSNLQTSIEEIGRSFNKNKEFIDDKDLNLIEKILDLLKEIECEDKEFYMHSNLKNLSKVIKDFIAEIDSVIYYKLSSEEVKKVREELRDPIRLVYKYDRELSDFIDTSKPYLIKEPFLLIYGDAGIGKSHLLADNAKRLQKEGHSVFLFLGQHLNTQDHPFKQIFDLIDYQGSKESFLKEFNDRAKKKNKRTVIFIDALNEGGGKYFWKNYLLNFLNSIKKHENIAVVLSVRSNFLRSVLPENIDTDFPLHKIEYNGFKNLSLEELEPFFNYYKINPLVFPSLENECYNPLFLQIYCEVFQEEYAEFRGWSIVEVLERYIEKINNRLSNDQRFSYPNALNIVDKILKKIAEKFIGNKSHWIYIDEFYEILRGTTSHYIDDYHKLALGLEEENILSINTSFRGEGIVYFTYERFADIYISLVLLEKYKQDNKLFERILSTENPYYYGVYESLSIIAPEKLNIELLDLIDINFITYDVAESFVRGLPWRNVQNIDERTCYWIDLCLRQEEIELKSLVYQTLLKQSYIVDSPLNARFLHQNLYPLKMSERDGSWTIAINNNTGVPKQLVDIVLNQNITFKHFKYENLELLSMSIIWLFTCTNRYLRDNSTMALVKLFISKPSLILKNITLFLDVDDPYLLERLLASAYGAILRINEVHDLEKIVDIIYSKIFDQEEVYPNVLIRDYARGIILFAIKEGIINPNKYRNINPPYSSKWYEKTYTNQEVDKKLKEMQQIAENEYCGFYQIVSSMTTEYGRGVGAYGDFGRYVFGSALYDWSNQFNDQDLSNIATMRIIEFGYDEKIHGYFDGNLRFYSRHENLVERIGKKYQWIAFYELFAKLSDNYPIYKENKVYTPEFQRYQQLQNNETFLYKLLYSESDEDIELLEENEEPLKEDEHLLRIEKDYYKKYNGPWDPFLRNIDPTLLNYPIKKENRNLVRNYLPFSPNKIWAQSTDEFNSLEEFIFIDYEGNRYISLAQLLVQKRKNGEKFVDKDEFCVKSKAVFLPDTEKQNFIALKIEKKGDISVQWPGTYTIFAFEYYWHPFFSDMFYKSEFENIEYEDSMWEYLWENNLDPVSGERTSCSYLMPNANLVKYFGLSQVSEGIWKDSKDNLVAFDAQFMGYERNLLFRLDYLEKYLKKNNKALVWDFYMQKVSERSRKEEWFILWIEEGIGCIWQEKNV from the coding sequence ATGGTAGAAATTTCATTTGTGGTTAAGCCTTTAATTGGGAAAGTTTCTGCTTTTATTGGTGCTAAATTCCTAGAAAAGTGGAAAATTAAACGTAAATTAAAGATGATAAAAACCTTTAAAAAAGAATATGATGATACATTTGTAGATTCAAATACATTCCAAAAATTTTTAAACGATGAACATAATGGTCTTTTGATATTTAATTATGTATTTGGTGCTAATTTTAAATCTGTAACTAAGGTCGCATTTGTTGAACAATTATCAAAACAAGCTATTAAGGAGATAAATCAATATAGAAAATCTGTGGCATTGAATAAAATTGATAATCACCCCCTTGTAAATCAGTATCTTTATAATTTGATTACATATCTTGAAGAATATAGAGATAAAAGCTTTACATCTAATGATATGAGTATTTTAGCTAATGTTCAAAATAGTATTCTAGAAGCTAATAACACTTTACAAGAATACTTTGAACAAAATTTATTAGAAATTCAAGAAAGAGCTTATTTGGAAAAATTCACTGATGAATATTTAAAGGAAATGTTAGATCAAAGCATCTCGGATTTAGGAAAAAGATACATTTCAGAAACAAATGTAGAAACAGATTTTAATTTAGTTTTTGATTCTTTAGTATTTAATAAACAAATTATTCGGGAATTTGATGAGATATTAAGTAACCTGCAAACAAGTATTGAGGAAATTGGTCGATCATTCAATAAAAATAAAGAATTTATAGATGATAAAGATTTAAACTTGATTGAAAAAATTTTAGACCTTTTAAAAGAGATAGAATGTGAAGATAAAGAATTCTATATGCATAGTAATTTGAAAAATCTTTCTAAAGTAATTAAGGACTTTATAGCTGAAATAGATAGTGTAATATACTACAAACTTAGTAGTGAAGAAGTTAAGAAAGTAAGGGAAGAATTGCGTGATCCAATTCGATTAGTATATAAGTATGATAGAGAATTAAGTGATTTTATAGACACATCAAAACCATACTTAATTAAAGAACCGTTTTTATTGATATATGGTGATGCAGGAATTGGCAAATCTCATTTATTAGCAGATAATGCAAAAAGATTACAAAAAGAAGGACATAGTGTTTTTTTGTTCTTAGGTCAACACTTAAATACTCAAGACCATCCTTTTAAACAAATATTTGATTTGATTGATTATCAAGGCTCTAAAGAATCTTTTCTAAAGGAATTTAACGATAGAGCGAAAAAGAAAAATAAACGAACTGTAATTTTTATTGATGCTTTAAATGAAGGAGGAGGAAAATATTTTTGGAAAAATTATTTGTTAAATTTCCTAAACTCAATAAAAAAACACGAAAATATCGCTGTTGTATTATCTGTTAGAAGTAACTTTTTAAGAAGTGTATTACCTGAAAACATTGATACAGATTTTCCATTACATAAAATAGAATATAATGGGTTTAAAAATCTAAGCTTGGAAGAGTTAGAACCATTTTTTAATTACTATAAAATAAATCCATTAGTCTTTCCATCTTTAGAAAATGAGTGCTATAATCCTTTGTTTTTACAGATATATTGTGAAGTTTTCCAAGAAGAATACGCAGAATTTAGAGGTTGGAGTATTGTTGAAGTTTTAGAGAGGTATATAGAAAAAATTAACAATAGATTATCAAATGATCAAAGATTTTCTTATCCAAATGCTTTAAATATAGTTGATAAAATATTGAAAAAAATCGCTGAAAAATTTATTGGAAATAAAAGCCACTGGATTTATATAGATGAATTTTATGAAATATTGCGTGGGACTACGAGCCATTATATAGATGATTATCACAAACTAGCATTGGGGTTAGAAGAAGAAAATATCTTATCAATTAATACAAGCTTTAGAGGTGAAGGAATTGTATATTTCACTTATGAGAGATTTGCAGATATTTATATATCATTAGTTTTATTGGAAAAGTATAAGCAAGATAATAAACTTTTTGAAAGAATATTATCCACCGAAAACCCGTATTATTATGGAGTATATGAGAGTCTTTCTATAATTGCCCCTGAAAAGTTGAATATTGAATTACTTGATTTAATTGATATTAATTTTATTACTTATGATGTAGCAGAATCATTTGTTCGAGGTTTGCCATGGAGAAATGTACAGAATATTGATGAAAGGACTTGCTATTGGATAGATTTATGCCTACGACAAGAAGAAATAGAGTTAAAGAGTTTAGTTTATCAAACTTTGTTAAAACAATCTTATATTGTAGATTCACCATTAAATGCAAGATTTTTGCATCAAAACCTTTATCCATTAAAGATGTCTGAAAGGGATGGAAGTTGGACAATTGCAATAAATAATAATACTGGAGTACCTAAGCAACTTGTAGATATTGTACTTAACCAAAATATAACCTTTAAGCACTTTAAGTATGAAAATTTGGAATTGCTATCCATGAGCATCATTTGGTTGTTTACTTGTACAAATAGATACTTAAGAGACAATTCTACAATGGCACTGGTGAAACTATTTATAAGTAAACCATCGCTAATATTAAAGAATATTACTCTGTTTCTTGATGTAGATGACCCATATTTATTGGAAAGACTGCTTGCAAGTGCATACGGTGCAATTCTAAGAATAAATGAAGTTCATGATTTAGAGAAAATAGTTGATATCATTTACTCTAAAATATTTGACCAAGAAGAAGTTTATCCGAATGTTCTGATAAGAGATTATGCTAGAGGAATAATATTATTTGCTATTAAAGAAGGAATTATTAATCCAAATAAGTACAGAAATATTAACCCTCCATACTCCAGTAAATGGTATGAAAAAACTTATACAAATCAAGAAGTGGATAAAAAATTAAAAGAAATGCAGCAAATAGCTGAGAATGAATATTGCGGTTTTTATCAAATAGTTAGCTCAATGACAACTGAATATGGGCGAGGAGTAGGAGCATATGGAGATTTTGGAAGATATGTTTTTGGAAGTGCTTTATATGATTGGAGTAATCAATTTAATGATCAAGATTTAAGTAATATTGCTACAATGAGGATTATTGAATTTGGCTACGATGAAAAAATACACGGCTATTTTGATGGAAATTTAAGATTTTATAGTAGACATGAAAATCTTGTAGAGCGAATAGGAAAAAAATATCAGTGGATTGCATTTTATGAGTTATTTGCTAAGTTATCAGATAATTATCCTATATACAAGGAGAATAAGGTATATACTCCTGAATTTCAGCGATATCAACAATTACAGAATAATGAAACATTTTTGTATAAACTATTATATAGTGAATCAGATGAAGATATCGAGCTACTAGAAGAAAATGAAGAACCTTTAAAAGAAGATGAACACTTACTTAGAATTGAAAAAGATTATTATAAAAAATACAATGGTCCGTGGGATCCATTTTTAAGAAATATTGATCCTACATTACTTAATTATCCAATAAAAAAGGAAAATAGAAATCTAGTTAGGAATTACTTACCTTTTAGTCCAAATAAAATATGGGCGCAAAGCACAGATGAATTTAATTCTCTTGAGGAATTTATATTTATTGACTACGAAGGCAATAGATACATTTCGTTAGCTCAATTACTTGTTCAAAAAAGAAAAAATGGTGAGAAGTTTGTTGATAAGGATGAGTTTTGTGTAAAGTCAAAAGCAGTTTTTTTACCAGATACAGAGAAGCAAAATTTCATTGCTTTAAAGATAGAGAAAAAAGGGGATATTAGTGTTCAATGGCCAGGTACATACACAATTTTTGCATTTGAATACTACTGGCATCCTTTCTTCTCTGATATGTTTTATAAAAGTGAATTTGAGAATATCGAGTATGAAGATTCTATGTGGGAATATCTATGGGAAAACAATCTTGACCCTGTTTCTGGCGAAAGAACCTCTTGTAGCTATTTGATGCCTAATGCTAACTTAGTAAAATATTTTGGATTAAGTCAAGTTTCTGAGGGTATTTGGAAGGATAGTAAAGATAATTTAGTTGCATTTGATGCACAGTTTATGGGATATGAAAGAAATTTATTGTTCAGATTAGATTACTTAGAAAAATATTTAAAAAAAAATAACAAAGCTTTAGTATGGGACTTTTACATGCAAAAGGTTTCTGAACGTAGTAGAAAAGAAGAATGGTTTATATTATGGATAGAAGAGGGAATTGGCTGTATTTGGCAAGAGAAAAATGTATAA